The Sporomusa termitida genome has a window encoding:
- a CDS encoding DMSO/selenate family reductase complex A subunit: protein MKAVPVDEKLIPTSCIHNCSGRCFLHAHVKDGVLVRLSPGEQGPEAPDCPQTKACLRGLAQRHWLEHPDRLRYPLKRIGPRGEGRFARISWEEALTVIAAEMQRIKTTYGNSAIYLNYGTGVYGQISDAYVTGDGQGALPRFLNMFGGYLRYYNSYSAACYTVAAPYTYGTVEGQSPADLPNAKLIVLFADNPAETRMGGANTPYYLSLARDKGAKIIVIDPRYSDTAASLADEWIPVKPTTDNALIAALAYVLMAEQLVDQSFLDRYCLGYDEEHMPAGIPAGNSFKSYILGLGEDKTAKTPAWAEAVTGVPQADIVRLAREIGLTKPCALLQGLGWQRHAYGEQPVRALPVLAAMTGNIGIKGGGPGLRPGGHKLLMGWMPAGTNAVAAQIPCFTWTEAIVNGKQMTADQGVRGVDCLGTNIKLIWNYASNTLINQHADINATARILADEKQCEFIVVHDLFMTPSAKFADIVMPDVSHFEREDIVTFSSGIAYAIYHQKVSEPKFECRSIYDICSCLADRLGFGPEYTEGKSEQDWLREFVKVAQSHDGEFPAFEEFRRQGIYKQQPDKPVIAYEQQIREPGAAPFATPSGKIELFSPRLWALKTPEIPAVPQYIPAWEGPEDPLRKRYPLQCIGYHSKRRVHSTFENIALLEAVEPHALWLNPADASLRQLAAGDKARVFNDRGELIITVRVTPRIMPGVVAIPQGAWWTPDAGGIDQRGSINTLTKYRPTPLAFGNPQHTNLVEVAKL from the coding sequence ATGAAGGCAGTCCCAGTTGATGAAAAACTAATTCCTACGTCCTGTATTCATAATTGCAGCGGCCGCTGTTTTCTCCACGCCCACGTTAAAGATGGTGTCCTGGTCAGGCTGTCACCGGGCGAGCAAGGGCCGGAAGCCCCTGATTGTCCCCAGACCAAGGCCTGTCTGCGGGGGCTTGCCCAGCGGCACTGGCTGGAACATCCGGACCGCCTGCGGTATCCCCTCAAACGGATTGGCCCGCGGGGAGAAGGCCGGTTTGCCAGGATCAGCTGGGAAGAGGCTTTGACAGTTATTGCTGCTGAAATGCAGCGGATTAAAACAACTTATGGCAATAGTGCCATCTATTTGAACTATGGCACCGGGGTTTACGGACAAATCAGTGATGCCTATGTCACCGGCGATGGCCAGGGGGCCTTGCCGAGATTTTTAAATATGTTTGGCGGCTATCTCCGGTATTACAATTCTTATAGCGCCGCCTGTTACACGGTGGCTGCCCCCTACACGTACGGAACTGTGGAAGGCCAGTCCCCTGCTGATCTGCCGAATGCCAAACTGATTGTTCTGTTTGCCGACAACCCGGCTGAAACCAGGATGGGAGGGGCCAACACCCCCTATTATTTAAGCCTGGCCAGAGACAAAGGCGCTAAAATTATTGTCATTGATCCCCGCTATAGCGATACGGCTGCCAGCCTGGCTGACGAATGGATTCCGGTAAAGCCCACGACCGATAATGCGCTGATTGCCGCCCTGGCCTATGTGCTGATGGCCGAGCAGCTGGTGGATCAGTCATTTTTGGACAGGTACTGTCTGGGCTATGACGAAGAACATATGCCGGCCGGCATTCCGGCCGGTAACTCTTTTAAAAGCTATATCTTAGGGCTGGGTGAGGATAAGACGGCCAAGACACCGGCCTGGGCGGAGGCGGTTACCGGCGTGCCGCAGGCGGACATTGTCCGCCTGGCCCGGGAGATTGGGCTGACCAAACCCTGTGCCCTGCTGCAGGGGCTGGGCTGGCAGCGGCATGCTTATGGGGAGCAGCCGGTAAGAGCGCTGCCGGTTTTGGCGGCTATGACCGGCAACATCGGGATCAAAGGCGGCGGCCCGGGGCTGCGGCCGGGCGGCCACAAGCTGCTGATGGGCTGGATGCCGGCCGGTACAAATGCGGTAGCGGCCCAGATCCCGTGTTTCACCTGGACCGAGGCCATTGTCAACGGCAAGCAGATGACTGCCGACCAGGGGGTGCGGGGGGTGGACTGTTTAGGCACTAATATCAAGCTGATCTGGAATTACGCTTCCAACACCTTAATCAACCAGCATGCGGATATTAACGCCACGGCCAGGATACTGGCCGATGAAAAGCAATGCGAATTTATTGTGGTCCATGACCTGTTTATGACGCCCAGCGCCAAATTTGCCGATATTGTGATGCCTGATGTCAGCCATTTTGAACGGGAAGATATTGTGACTTTTTCCTCCGGCATTGCCTATGCCATTTATCATCAAAAGGTCAGCGAGCCGAAGTTTGAATGCCGCAGCATCTATGATATCTGCAGCTGCCTGGCCGACCGGCTGGGGTTTGGCCCCGAATATACGGAGGGTAAAAGCGAGCAGGACTGGCTGCGGGAGTTTGTAAAAGTCGCGCAGTCACATGACGGTGAGTTCCCGGCTTTTGAGGAATTCCGCCGCCAGGGTATTTATAAACAGCAACCGGATAAGCCGGTGATTGCCTATGAGCAACAAATCCGGGAGCCGGGGGCCGCCCCCTTCGCGACCCCTTCCGGGAAAATTGAGCTTTTTTCACCGCGGTTATGGGCGCTGAAAACCCCGGAGATACCGGCTGTTCCCCAATACATACCGGCCTGGGAGGGACCGGAGGACCCGTTGCGCAAGCGCTATCCCCTGCAATGCATCGGTTATCACTCTAAGCGCCGGGTCCATTCCACGTTCGAGAACATTGCTTTGTTAGAGGCGGTAGAGCCGCATGCCCTGTGGCTTAATCCGGCCGACGCAAGCCTGCGGCAACTGGCCGCAGGCGATAAAGCCAGGGTATTTAATGACCGGGGCGAACTCATCATCACCGTCAGGGTGACCCCGCGGATTATGCCGGGGGTTGTGGCCATCCCCCAGGGGGCGTGGTGGACTCCGGATGCCGGGGGGATCGATCAGCGTGGTTCAATCAATACCCTGACAAAATACCGGCCAACGCCCCTGGCCTTTGGCAATCCCCAGCATACTAACCTGGTGGAGGTTGCAAAACTCTGA
- a CDS encoding DUF6803 family protein has translation MNMTHYMELLAVNQPWNLIIYMVIPVALAEALVATEFFVVFNKDRAGGALRTINKYIGIVLGFYFLGIFLNLMITAVPSMPWRGAADKLAVGSYLSGVIPLMGIALLELGVIGGGKTGDEKLKLHFILLTVFLVVAHIAMIFGMVDPAIMGWDPHTAPAPLQHNMPH, from the coding sequence ATGAACATGACCCATTATATGGAGCTTCTGGCTGTAAATCAGCCCTGGAATCTCATTATCTATATGGTGATTCCGGTTGCTCTGGCTGAAGCCCTGGTGGCGACCGAGTTTTTTGTGGTATTCAACAAAGACCGGGCCGGCGGTGCCCTCCGCACAATCAACAAATACATCGGCATTGTGCTCGGTTTCTATTTCCTCGGCATATTTCTGAACCTGATGATTACAGCCGTGCCGTCCATGCCCTGGCGCGGGGCTGCCGACAAACTGGCAGTCGGTTCCTATTTAAGCGGTGTGATTCCGCTTATGGGGATAGCCCTTTTAGAACTGGGGGTTATTGGCGGCGGTAAAACCGGAGACGAAAAATTAAAGCTGCATTTTATTTTGCTCACCGTATTCCTGGTTGTTGCTCATATTGCCATGATATTCGGTATGGTTGACCCGGCGATCATGGGCTGGGATCCCCATACTGCCCCGGCCCCCCTGCAGCACAATATGCCTCATTAG